A section of the Virgibacillus sp. NKC19-3 genome encodes:
- the recG gene encoding ATP-dependent DNA helicase RecG, with the protein MLRDSVTQMNGIGEKFAADLAALHIYTIEDLLHYFPYRYDVFEVKPLAELIHEDKVTIEGRVVHEPSLAFYGKKKSRLTFTIEVEQVAIKAVMFNRAFAKKQINPGDTVTLTGKWDAHRLQITVSHYKKGAAGDRATIQPMYSIKGEISSAKLKKTIQQALRDYVHETTELLPERFLDAYKLPDRKQALRTMHFPTNRIALKHARRRFIYEEFLLFQLKMQLLRKLKREATQGNAQHYDAVRIQGFMNLFPFELTKAQQTSLNQILADMKSPYRMNRLLQGDVGSGKTAVAAICLYASITAGKQGALMVPTEILAEQHYHSLTNLFGEKATIVLLTGAVKGKKRKEIVAAIENHQVNIVIGTHALIQDDVIFDDLGFVIVDEQHRFGVNQRRALRDKGLYPDVLFMTATPIPRTLAITAFGDMDVSAIDEMPQGRKEIETYWTKENTFERVLGFIEKQISFGEQAYVICPLIEESDKLDIQDAVDLYNQLLDFYPDDVKIGLMHGRLSTEEKEGVMKQFAENDIQILVSTTVVEVGVDVPNATIMVIYDAERFGLSQLHQLRGRVGRGDKQSYCILIADPKGEIGKERMRVMTETTNGFELSEQDLKLRGPGDFFGKKQSGIPDFKVADMIHDYRALETARNDAQEILEKNLLEEDEEFYQLNQYLENSSFFTDKLD; encoded by the coding sequence ATGCTGCGTGACTCCGTAACACAAATGAATGGCATAGGGGAAAAGTTTGCTGCAGATTTAGCAGCGTTACATATCTATACAATAGAAGATCTATTACATTATTTTCCTTATCGATATGATGTGTTTGAAGTTAAACCGCTTGCTGAGTTAATTCATGAGGATAAAGTTACCATTGAGGGTAGGGTTGTTCATGAACCCTCCCTCGCTTTTTATGGAAAAAAGAAGTCCAGACTTACATTTACTATAGAAGTGGAACAAGTAGCTATAAAAGCGGTGATGTTTAATCGGGCCTTTGCCAAAAAGCAAATAAATCCGGGAGACACTGTAACATTAACAGGGAAATGGGATGCGCATCGTCTGCAAATTACGGTTAGCCATTATAAAAAAGGTGCTGCGGGAGATCGGGCAACCATTCAACCGATGTACTCAATAAAAGGGGAAATATCGAGTGCTAAATTAAAGAAAACGATCCAGCAAGCTTTAAGGGATTATGTACATGAAACGACAGAGCTTCTGCCGGAGCGTTTTCTGGATGCATATAAGTTACCTGATCGAAAACAAGCTTTAAGAACCATGCATTTTCCCACAAATAGAATAGCACTTAAACATGCGAGACGACGATTTATCTATGAGGAATTTCTATTGTTTCAACTTAAAATGCAGCTTCTAAGGAAATTAAAACGAGAAGCTACTCAGGGTAATGCACAGCACTATGATGCTGTTAGAATACAGGGTTTTATGAATTTGTTCCCATTTGAGTTGACAAAAGCACAACAAACATCGTTGAACCAGATTTTAGCTGACATGAAATCTCCATACAGGATGAACAGGCTTCTACAAGGCGATGTAGGGTCAGGAAAGACTGCTGTAGCTGCAATATGTCTATACGCATCGATTACTGCAGGAAAGCAAGGGGCATTAATGGTTCCAACGGAAATCCTTGCAGAACAGCACTATCACTCATTAACGAACTTATTTGGAGAAAAAGCAACGATCGTTCTATTAACAGGTGCGGTAAAAGGGAAAAAAAGAAAAGAAATAGTAGCTGCTATTGAAAATCATCAAGTTAATATTGTCATTGGAACCCATGCTCTTATACAAGATGATGTTATTTTTGATGATTTAGGATTTGTTATCGTGGACGAGCAACACCGTTTTGGTGTCAATCAAAGGCGAGCTTTACGAGATAAAGGGCTTTATCCTGATGTTTTATTCATGACGGCAACACCGATTCCTCGTACACTAGCGATTACAGCCTTTGGAGATATGGATGTTTCGGCAATTGATGAAATGCCACAAGGCAGAAAAGAAATAGAAACCTATTGGACAAAGGAAAATACATTTGAAAGAGTACTGGGTTTCATTGAAAAACAGATTTCTTTTGGTGAGCAGGCGTATGTCATTTGCCCACTGATCGAGGAGTCCGATAAATTGGATATTCAAGATGCGGTTGACCTTTATAACCAATTGTTGGATTTTTACCCAGATGATGTAAAAATTGGTCTAATGCATGGCAGGCTTTCTACAGAAGAAAAAGAGGGTGTCATGAAGCAATTTGCAGAAAATGACATTCAGATACTTGTTTCTACAACTGTTGTGGAGGTCGGCGTCGATGTTCCAAATGCAACGATTATGGTCATTTATGATGCCGAGCGATTCGGCTTGTCACAGCTTCATCAGTTAAGAGGAAGAGTTGGCAGAGGAGATAAGCAAAGCTATTGTATTTTAATCGCTGATCCAAAAGGCGAGATAGGAAAAGAAAGAATGCGTGTCATGACAGAAACAACCAATGGGTTTGAGTTATCCGAGCAGGATTTAAAATTAAGGGGTCCAGGGGACTTTTTTGGGAAAAAACAAAGTGGTATTCCGGATTTTAAAGTTGCTGATATGATCCATGATTACAGGGCACTAGAGACAGCGCGTAATGATGCGCAAGAAATTCTTGAAAAAAATTTGCTGGAGGAAGATGAGGAATTTTATCAACTAAATCAGTACTTGGAAAACAGCTCTTTTTTCACAGATAAACTAGATTAA
- the sdaAA gene encoding L-serine ammonia-lyase, iron-sulfur-dependent, subunit alpha: protein MFRSVAELVEIADTKGILLSEVMILQEMDQKNLSRAEVFANMEKNLDVMEKAIEDGLQGVESVTGLTGGDAVLIQNYMRDKTPLSGNLLMDAVSKAMGTNEVNAAMGTICATPTAGSAGCVPGTLFAVKNQLHPTREQMVRYLFTSGAFGFVVANNSFISGAAGGCQAEVGSAGAMASAAIVEMAGGTAQQSADAFAITLKNMLGLVCDPVAGLVEVPCVKRNAAGSSLAIVSADMALAGVTSRIPCDEVIGAMYRIGKQMPSSLRETGEGGLADTPTGRLLKEKLFGMSI, encoded by the coding sequence ATGTTTCGTAGTGTAGCAGAATTGGTAGAAATAGCTGATACGAAGGGCATATTACTATCTGAGGTTATGATACTTCAAGAAATGGATCAAAAAAATCTGTCTCGTGCGGAAGTTTTCGCGAATATGGAAAAGAATTTGGACGTGATGGAGAAAGCAATTGAGGACGGACTTCAAGGTGTTGAGTCCGTTACTGGATTAACTGGTGGGGATGCAGTCTTAATTCAGAACTATATGCGTGATAAGACGCCACTTTCCGGCAATTTGTTAATGGATGCCGTTAGTAAAGCAATGGGTACAAACGAAGTAAATGCAGCGATGGGTACAATTTGTGCTACGCCTACTGCAGGAAGTGCAGGCTGCGTCCCAGGTACACTTTTTGCTGTGAAAAATCAATTACATCCAACACGTGAACAAATGGTCCGATATTTATTTACATCAGGGGCGTTTGGCTTTGTTGTTGCTAATAATTCATTTATTTCCGGTGCAGCAGGAGGCTGTCAAGCGGAGGTAGGATCCGCTGGGGCGATGGCGTCTGCTGCAATTGTTGAAATGGCAGGTGGAACTGCGCAGCAATCAGCTGATGCATTTGCCATTACACTGAAGAATATGCTTGGACTTGTATGTGATCCTGTAGCAGGGTTAGTGGAAGTTCCATGTGTAAAAAGAAATGCGGCAGGTTCATCTCTTGCGATTGTATCTGCAGATATGGCGCTGGCAGGGGTGACAAGCAGAATTCCTTGTGATGAAGTAATTGGAGCCATGTATCGCATTGGTAAACAAATGCCATCCAGCTTACGTGAAACCGGCGAAGGTGGGCTGGCAGACACACCGACAGGTCGTTTGTTAAAAGAAAAATTGTTTGGAATGTCTATATAG
- the sdaAB gene encoding L-serine ammonia-lyase, iron-sulfur-dependent subunit beta: MKFNSVFDIIGPVMIGPSSSHTAGAARIGKAARNLFGEEPKWAKIHLYESFAKTYKGHGTDFALVGGLLGLETDDPRMSQAVDIAKSRNIKIEFIEDSAKANHPNTARIIIGNDTKEMELMGISIGGGKVEITELNGFELRLSGNHPAILIMHNDRFGAIASVTKILAKYEINIGHMEVNRKDVGKEALMVIEVDQNVEDHILQELENADHIIQISKIVS, encoded by the coding sequence ATGAAGTTTAATTCCGTATTTGATATCATTGGTCCAGTAATGATTGGACCGTCAAGTTCACATACAGCAGGTGCAGCCAGGATAGGAAAGGCTGCGCGTAATTTATTTGGGGAAGAACCAAAATGGGCAAAAATTCATTTATATGAATCATTTGCGAAAACGTATAAAGGACATGGAACTGATTTTGCTTTGGTAGGAGGGTTACTTGGTCTTGAAACAGATGATCCTCGTATGAGTCAGGCAGTAGACATAGCAAAATCGAGAAATATAAAAATTGAATTTATCGAAGATAGCGCGAAGGCAAATCACCCGAACACAGCAAGAATTATTATTGGAAATGATACGAAAGAAATGGAGTTAATGGGAATTTCCATTGGTGGTGGAAAGGTCGAAATCACCGAATTAAATGGATTTGAATTACGTTTATCCGGAAATCATCCTGCCATTTTGATTATGCATAATGACCGTTTTGGTGCGATTGCATCAGTTACAAAAATTCTTGCAAAATATGAAATTAATATTGGTCATATGGAGGTTAATCGAAAAGACGTTGGAAAAGAGGCGTTAATGGTTATTGAAGTAGACCAAAATGTGGAGGATCATATTTTACAAGAATTAGAGAATGCCGATCATATTATACAAATATCAAAAATTGTTAGCTGA
- the solA gene encoding N-methyl-L-tryptophan oxidase, which yields MTNHYDVIVVGAGSMGMAAGYYLARQGVKVLLVDAFDPPHDQGSHYGDTRIIRHAYGEGREYVPLALRSQVLWNDLEKKTHHKIFMQAGAMGFGEKGDAPFIDEGIASGKAYNLDVERFTGAALKERFPGLQIPDNYDAFYEPNSGFLFSENCIQAYRDLAEHHGAEFSINDPVRDIEAYDDSVKVMTEKSIFTADKLVISAGSWSGKIAAKVGLDLPLVPSRQPVAWFEANESLFNANAFPTFMVEIPNGENRAIYYGFPSFGGCGVKVGRHEYVDAIDPDTMNGEFGSNENDEGHIREFLDKFMPKASGALKKGVICKYTRTPDGHFIIDKHPVHAHISIAAGFSGHGFKFASVVGEILSQLTISGRTDHDISIFRLNRPGLMGTKVAGNERKYFK from the coding sequence ATGACAAATCATTATGACGTGATTGTAGTTGGAGCTGGTTCGATGGGAATGGCTGCTGGATATTATTTAGCGAGACAAGGCGTCAAAGTATTACTGGTGGATGCTTTTGATCCTCCACATGACCAAGGCAGTCACTATGGTGACACTCGAATTATTCGTCATGCATATGGAGAAGGAAGAGAATATGTTCCGCTTGCACTTCGGTCTCAAGTATTATGGAATGATTTAGAAAAAAAGACACATCATAAAATATTTATGCAAGCTGGCGCCATGGGATTTGGTGAAAAAGGAGATGCTCCTTTTATTGATGAAGGAATTGCCAGTGGGAAAGCGTATAATCTGGACGTTGAACGCTTTACCGGCGCTGCGTTGAAAGAACGTTTTCCGGGTTTACAAATACCCGATAACTATGATGCCTTTTATGAACCAAACTCGGGATTCTTGTTTAGCGAAAATTGTATTCAGGCTTATCGAGATTTAGCGGAACACCATGGCGCTGAATTTTCAATTAATGACCCGGTTAGAGACATTGAAGCATATGATGATTCTGTGAAGGTAATGACAGAAAAAAGCATATTTACAGCTGATAAATTGGTGATTAGTGCTGGATCTTGGAGTGGGAAAATAGCAGCTAAAGTTGGTCTTGACCTACCTCTCGTTCCTTCACGTCAACCTGTGGCCTGGTTTGAAGCAAATGAGTCATTATTTAATGCAAACGCCTTTCCTACTTTCATGGTTGAAATTCCAAATGGTGAAAACAGAGCAATATATTATGGCTTCCCAAGCTTTGGTGGTTGCGGGGTAAAAGTAGGAAGGCATGAATATGTTGATGCCATAGATCCGGATACAATGAATGGTGAATTTGGATCAAATGAAAACGATGAAGGTCATATACGTGAGTTCTTGGATAAATTTATGCCTAAAGCATCCGGAGCGTTAAAGAAAGGCGTGATTTGTAAATATACAAGAACTCCAGACGGTCACTTTATCATTGATAAGCACCCGGTACACGCTCATATTTCTATTGCTGCCGGATTTTCGGGGCATGGATTCAAATTTGCGAGTGTTGTAGGAGAAATTTTATCTCAATTAACCATTTCAGGTCGAACAGATCATGATATTTCCATCTTTAGGTTAAATCGCCCCGGTCTGATGGGAACTAAAGTTGCAGGAAATGAAAGGAAATATTTTAAATGA
- a CDS encoding LysR family transcriptional regulator, with translation MEFKDLLIFQSVAQNGSISKAANELSYVQSHITARIKSLESNLQTELFHRHSRGTTLNSEGKKLLSYAEKILFLVDKTNKAFHDSDNPSGSLEIGTVETVMKLPTILSNYHKKYPNVDLSLKTGVTKDLINQVLKCKLDGAFVTGFGTHPDLEQVDVFQEKLVLISDNKGSHSNNIKNMPLLVFNSGCSYRERLETWLRDEGIFHAKVMEFGTLETILGSVVSGLGISLVPHSVVNHLELAGLIHCHSIPNRYSNITTVFIRRADAYLTNTMEKFVETINDFSSIDHPSLYSVTNDGPVPL, from the coding sequence ATGGAATTTAAAGACCTGCTTATTTTTCAAAGCGTTGCACAAAATGGTAGCATTAGTAAAGCAGCAAATGAATTAAGCTATGTTCAATCCCATATAACAGCTAGAATAAAGTCATTAGAATCAAATTTACAAACGGAATTATTTCATCGCCATAGCCGTGGAACAACATTGAATTCAGAAGGGAAAAAACTTTTATCCTACGCCGAGAAAATTTTATTCCTGGTAGACAAAACGAACAAGGCGTTCCATGATTCTGATAATCCTTCTGGCTCTTTAGAGATCGGAACAGTTGAAACCGTTATGAAACTCCCAACAATTTTATCCAACTATCACAAAAAATACCCCAACGTAGATTTATCACTAAAAACTGGTGTGACAAAGGACCTTATCAATCAAGTTTTAAAATGTAAACTAGACGGTGCTTTTGTAACAGGATTTGGTACACACCCAGACCTAGAACAAGTTGACGTTTTTCAAGAAAAATTGGTCTTAATATCCGATAATAAAGGCAGCCATTCTAACAACATTAAAAACATGCCTCTCCTCGTTTTTAATTCGGGTTGCAGTTATCGTGAACGTTTAGAAACTTGGCTTCGTGATGAAGGAATATTTCATGCAAAAGTGATGGAATTCGGCACATTAGAAACTATTTTGGGAAGCGTTGTTTCTGGGCTCGGCATCAGCCTAGTCCCCCATTCCGTAGTAAATCACCTAGAATTAGCAGGACTTATACATTGTCACTCCATTCCTAATCGATATAGTAATATTACAACCGTGTTTATTAGACGAGCAGATGCCTATCTAACAAATACGATGGAGAAATTCGTTGAGACGATTAACGATTTCAGCAGTATAGATCATCCGTCCTTATATAGTGTTACAAACGATGGGCCAGTCCCTTTATAG
- a CDS encoding Asp23/Gls24 family envelope stress response protein: protein MSIELNTNDGHVTITNEVIATIAGGAAVECYGIVGMASKSQIRDGIAEILRRENFSKGVVVRQKESHLHIDMYIIVSYGTKISEVAHNVQSQVKYTLNHSLGLAIDSVNIYIQGVRVAMD, encoded by the coding sequence ATGTCCATTGAACTTAATACAAATGATGGTCACGTAACAATTACAAATGAGGTTATTGCCACAATTGCAGGTGGTGCAGCAGTCGAATGCTATGGCATTGTGGGTATGGCGTCTAAAAGTCAAATTAGAGATGGAATTGCTGAAATTCTTAGAAGAGAAAACTTTTCAAAAGGTGTTGTTGTACGCCAGAAAGAAAGCCACTTGCATATTGATATGTATATTATCGTAAGCTATGGAACGAAGATATCTGAAGTGGCTCACAATGTTCAATCCCAAGTTAAATACACATTGAATCATTCATTGGGGTTGGCCATTGACTCAGTAAATATATATATTCAAGGAGTCCGTGTAGCGATGGATTAA
- the rpmB gene encoding 50S ribosomal protein L28, with protein MARKCVVTGRKTRSGNQRSHAMNSNKRNWKANVQKVRIMVNGKPKRVYVSARALKSGKVERV; from the coding sequence ATGGCTAGAAAATGTGTTGTTACTGGACGTAAAACTCGCAGTGGAAACCAACGTTCTCACGCTATGAATTCCAACAAGCGTAATTGGAAAGCTAATGTGCAAAAAGTACGTATTATGGTAAACGGCAAACCTAAACGTGTTTATGTTTCTGCACGCGCACTTAAATCGGGTAAAGTCGAGCGCGTATAA
- the spoVM gene encoding stage V sporulation protein SpoVM: MKFYTIKLPRFIGGFVRVCIGAFKKDK; the protein is encoded by the coding sequence ATGAAATTTTATACGATTAAACTCCCAAGATTTATTGGCGGATTTGTCAGGGTTTGTATTGGTGCTTTTAAAAAAGATAAATAA
- a CDS encoding thiamine diphosphokinase, whose protein sequence is MVSVAIVGNGPIELHPDFQQFMSKVDIWIGADRGAWTLTKNQIPIEYAIGDFDSINEEEKDAIQKNTKVFVEYPPEKDETDIELALLQSYELCPNQIYLFGVTGGRIDQELVNIQLLYSIVTKGIQGVMIDKSNYLELTLPGEHVVRHDDNYPIISFIPFSQHVRGLHLSGFRYSLVGQTISWGSTLCISNRLLLNNGTFSYKEGILLLVKSCDMNPV, encoded by the coding sequence ATGGTATCTGTAGCAATTGTAGGGAATGGTCCGATAGAGCTTCATCCTGATTTCCAACAGTTTATGAGCAAAGTTGATATTTGGATAGGTGCGGATCGAGGCGCTTGGACATTAACGAAAAATCAGATTCCGATCGAATACGCAATAGGAGATTTTGATTCTATTAACGAAGAAGAAAAAGATGCCATTCAAAAAAACACCAAAGTCTTTGTAGAATATCCCCCTGAAAAGGATGAAACGGATATAGAGCTAGCGCTTCTACAATCGTATGAATTATGCCCGAATCAAATATATTTATTTGGTGTCACTGGTGGAAGAATCGATCAGGAACTAGTAAATATACAACTTCTATATTCCATTGTAACGAAAGGTATTCAGGGAGTTATGATAGATAAATCAAATTATTTAGAATTAACCTTACCGGGCGAGCATGTTGTCAGGCATGATGATAATTACCCCATTATTTCTTTTATCCCGTTTTCGCAACATGTACGGGGGCTGCATTTATCCGGATTCAGGTATTCATTAGTTGGCCAAACAATTTCCTGGGGCTCGACACTATGTATTTCAAACAGGCTTCTTTTAAATAATGGTACTTTTTCGTACAAAGAAGGCATATTATTACTAGTAAAGAGTTGTGACATGAATCCAGTGTAG
- the rpe gene encoding ribulose-phosphate 3-epimerase, with translation MTKIAPSILSADFANLGEEIKDVERSGADYIHVDVMDGHFVPNITIGPLVVSAIQPIVSLPLDVHLMIENPDDYIAMFASSGASIITVHQEACLHLHRTVQQIRENGVKAGVVINPATPVETLRPILPDVDIILIMTVNPGFGGQTFIDNTIQKIKQVAKWREEMNVSFEIEVDGGINSQTAKKCVDAGADVLVAGSAVFNHADRQEAIKNIIDAADGK, from the coding sequence ATGACCAAGATAGCACCATCGATATTATCAGCAGATTTTGCAAATTTAGGTGAAGAAATAAAAGACGTCGAGCGCAGCGGAGCAGATTATATTCATGTGGACGTGATGGATGGCCACTTTGTTCCAAATATTACAATAGGTCCTTTGGTTGTAAGTGCTATACAGCCAATTGTTTCATTGCCTTTGGACGTTCATTTAATGATTGAAAATCCGGATGATTATATAGCAATGTTTGCGAGTTCTGGTGCTTCAATCATTACTGTCCATCAGGAAGCATGCCTCCATCTGCATCGAACAGTTCAGCAGATTAGAGAGAATGGAGTCAAAGCAGGTGTTGTTATTAATCCGGCAACACCTGTTGAAACGCTACGTCCTATATTACCAGACGTGGATATCATTTTAATTATGACTGTAAATCCAGGGTTTGGCGGACAGACTTTCATTGATAATACAATTCAAAAAATAAAACAAGTTGCCAAATGGCGGGAGGAAATGAATGTATCTTTTGAAATTGAAGTAGATGGCGGAATAAATAGTCAAACTGCTAAAAAATGTGTAGATGCCGGAGCGGATGTATTGGTTGCAGGGAGCGCTGTATTTAACCATGCCGATAGACAGGAAGCAATAAAAAATATTATAGATGCCGCAGATGGGAAGTAG
- the rsgA gene encoding ribosome small subunit-dependent GTPase A — translation MAEGRIIKALSGFYYVQAEEHIYQCRGRGLFRNKKITPLVGDFVTFDISNPNEGYIMAIKQRENELVRPPIANIDQAIIVSSAVDPAFSTVLLDQFLVLIEAKNIKPVIFITKMDLTSDEERSNMISYQKDYQEIGYDVELLSTKEPSHLPNFAHYFSNNITVFAGQSGVGKSSILNALKPSLLLKTAEISKSLGRGKHTTRHVELQQIQHGLVADTPGFSSLDLSEIDVEELADCFPEMREIKADCKFRGCMHHKEPKCAVKQAVERKEIAAYRYEHYLRFLKNNQSRKPRY, via the coding sequence ATGGCAGAGGGTAGAATAATAAAGGCGTTAAGTGGATTCTATTATGTTCAAGCAGAGGAGCATATATATCAATGCAGGGGAAGGGGCCTTTTTCGGAATAAAAAGATAACACCTCTGGTAGGTGATTTTGTTACTTTTGATATAAGTAACCCTAATGAAGGATATATTATGGCAATTAAGCAAAGAGAAAATGAACTAGTGCGTCCACCAATAGCGAATATTGATCAAGCTATTATTGTCAGTTCTGCCGTTGACCCTGCTTTTAGTACCGTTTTGTTAGACCAGTTTCTTGTATTGATTGAAGCGAAGAATATTAAGCCAGTTATTTTTATTACTAAAATGGATCTTACTTCAGATGAAGAGAGATCGAACATGATAAGCTATCAAAAAGACTATCAGGAAATCGGCTATGATGTTGAACTACTTTCAACAAAGGAGCCAAGTCATTTACCAAATTTTGCCCATTACTTTTCAAATAATATAACTGTTTTTGCCGGGCAGTCAGGTGTTGGGAAATCATCTATTTTAAATGCCTTAAAGCCATCTCTACTGCTAAAAACAGCCGAGATCTCCAAAAGTCTGGGAAGAGGGAAGCATACAACCAGACATGTGGAACTTCAGCAGATCCAACACGGCTTAGTAGCAGATACGCCAGGGTTTAGTTCTTTGGATTTAAGTGAAATAGATGTAGAAGAACTAGCAGACTGTTTCCCGGAAATGAGAGAAATCAAAGCAGATTGTAAATTCCGAGGTTGTATGCATCATAAAGAACCAAAGTGTGCGGTAAAACAAGCTGTAGAGCGAAAAGAAATAGCAGCATACAGATATGAACACTATTTGCGTTTTTTAAAAAATAATCAATCACGAAAGCCGAGGTATTGA